The genomic segment GCACTGGCCGGCAACGACCTCGCCACCTTCCCGGATTTCCCCGCCGAGATCCGCGCGCCGCAGGGCACGCTGTTCGGGGTCTCCGCCTTCCAGATCAATTTCGGTTCGGCCCAGATCGACACCGCGGGCGACCAGCCCGACGTGCTCGTCGCAATGAACCCGGCCGCGCTCAAGACCAATGTCGAAGCGCTGAAGCCCGGCGGCCTGATCATCGCCGATGAGGGCGAGTTCGG from the Pelorhabdus rhamnosifermentans genome contains:
- a CDS encoding 2-oxoacid:acceptor oxidoreductase family protein — protein: ALAGNDLATFPDFPAEIRAPQGTLFGVSAFQINFGSAQIDTAGDQPDVLVAMNPAALKTNVEALKPGGLIIADEGEFG